The following coding sequences lie in one Niabella agricola genomic window:
- a CDS encoding ATP-binding protein has translation MRCILSSGNTPKGVFFSQCYAYQKKYVTLLFNFAVCVNRYVYIIIACTLAFQAATAQLYQRRADSLQSLLRKASSDTNRISLLGELSNTYINLGASPTARALAAQALTLSRQIPGNYYKAMAYHRLGYVYLMSAQNDSAIEQFNQSRQLLTADTVNLLSKKLYIRSTNNLAFAYDNKGYSEKALELIIAVLPMIEAVKDTVLYAVALHNVSAGLTTMQQYQKAYPYFRKDLSLRIQRGQPDELATVYLSGALLMYLMDSLETSKQYLDQVWIQLNVTGPTKLWGRYYSYLSFYYTGKKQYDLAAVASKKAFEQLKLYPGRENLYDAYDARKTLAAARGDFLQAREAAYTINKMANEDSVSTYMLSSLKDIAEFSKQAGDMKTAFHYLAQYTQLKDSIDKQQTALKMNELELRYRSSQKERQILELKTRANMQKLLLWSTMLLLTLTILFFIYRSKQKKIQTAQQLKSLEQTQQLQVSNALLIGEERERSRLARDLHDGLGGMLAGVKLNLSGMVYHYEQHRGSLELHPIIDQLDNSVKELRRIARNMMPESLLRSGLQSALKDLCENLAHPGTIIVLNAFHIQPHIPQQAQLMIYRLIQEIVGNAVKHAQASKIIVQCSQADTTFFITVEDNGTGFDPQREDLEGMGLNNIYSRVQFLKGSIHIDSSPEGTIINIELNVAA, from the coding sequence ATGCGCTGCATTCTCAGCTCCGGCAATACTCCCAAGGGAGTATTTTTTAGCCAATGCTATGCTTATCAAAAAAAATATGTAACATTACTCTTCAATTTTGCAGTTTGCGTGAACCGTTATGTATACATCATTATTGCATGTACGCTGGCTTTCCAGGCTGCCACAGCGCAATTGTACCAGCGCCGGGCAGACAGTTTGCAGTCCTTACTGAGAAAAGCATCCAGTGATACAAACCGCATATCGCTGCTGGGAGAATTATCCAACACCTATATCAATCTGGGTGCCTCGCCAACCGCCCGCGCGCTGGCCGCACAGGCCCTCACCTTAAGCCGGCAGATCCCCGGCAATTATTATAAAGCCATGGCATACCACCGGCTGGGTTATGTATACCTTATGTCGGCTCAGAACGACAGCGCGATCGAACAATTCAACCAGTCGCGGCAATTACTGACGGCAGATACAGTCAACCTGTTATCCAAAAAGTTGTATATCCGGAGTACCAACAATCTTGCCTTTGCCTATGATAACAAAGGCTACTCCGAAAAGGCGCTTGAACTGATCATTGCGGTGCTGCCAATGATCGAAGCAGTAAAAGATACGGTCCTGTATGCCGTAGCCCTGCACAATGTATCTGCAGGGTTGACTACCATGCAGCAGTACCAAAAAGCATACCCCTACTTCCGCAAAGATCTATCACTCAGGATACAGCGGGGACAACCGGACGAGTTAGCGACCGTATATCTGAGCGGCGCACTGCTGATGTATCTGATGGACAGTCTTGAAACCTCAAAACAATATCTTGATCAGGTATGGATACAGTTGAACGTCACCGGTCCAACAAAGCTTTGGGGTCGCTATTACAGTTACCTGTCGTTTTACTATACGGGAAAAAAGCAATACGATCTTGCAGCCGTAGCCAGCAAAAAGGCGTTTGAGCAACTGAAGCTGTATCCCGGCAGGGAAAATCTGTATGACGCCTATGATGCGCGCAAAACACTGGCCGCCGCGCGGGGAGATTTTCTTCAGGCAAGAGAAGCCGCATATACGATCAATAAGATGGCAAATGAAGATTCAGTTTCCACTTATATGCTTTCTTCTTTAAAAGACATTGCGGAATTTTCAAAGCAGGCAGGCGACATGAAAACTGCGTTCCACTACCTTGCACAATATACTCAACTGAAGGACAGTATCGATAAACAACAAACAGCGCTTAAAATGAATGAGCTGGAGTTACGGTACCGGTCTTCACAAAAGGAACGCCAGATATTAGAGCTAAAAACCAGAGCCAACATGCAAAAGCTTCTGTTGTGGAGCACAATGTTATTACTCACGCTTACCATCCTGTTTTTTATTTACAGAAGCAAACAAAAAAAAATACAGACGGCACAGCAATTAAAATCTCTGGAACAGACGCAGCAGCTTCAGGTATCTAATGCCCTGCTGATCGGCGAGGAACGAGAACGCAGCAGGTTAGCCCGCGATCTGCACGACGGGTTGGGCGGAATGCTGGCGGGCGTAAAGCTCAACCTGTCCGGGATGGTGTATCACTATGAGCAGCATCGTGGCAGCCTCGAACTTCACCCAATTATTGATCAGCTCGACAATTCGGTGAAAGAACTAAGACGGATTGCCCGCAATATGATGCCGGAATCCTTATTGCGATCGGGTTTGCAGTCAGCACTAAAAGATCTTTGCGAAAATCTCGCGCATCCCGGCACCATCATTGTTTTAAATGCCTTCCATATCCAACCCCATATTCCCCAGCAAGCACAGCTGATGATTTATCGGCTGATTCAGGAAATTGTTGGCAACGCCGTAAAACATGCCCAGGCCAGCAAAATTATTGTGCAATGCAGCCAGGCTGATACCACTTTCTTTATTACCGTTGAGGACAATGGTACCGGCTTTGATCCACAGCGTGAGGACCTGGAGGGCATGGGCCTCAATAATATTTACAGCCGAGTACAATTTCTGAAGGGATCCATCCATATCGATTCATCGCCGGAAGGTACCATTATAAATATTGAACTCAATGTGGCAGCCTGA
- a CDS encoding outer membrane beta-barrel protein, which translates to MKLNSSIPKQVMAVILLFITLTVHGQTEKGRITIGGSSELSFTNGKQNYTMAGEPSGDIRFREFNFSPYGGYFIMKDLLLSFQVMLKASKTTTVYSNGNTAESRTSAMSLGPNICYYLPVGTQLRPYVQAGVVYAWSGTGDDTNKFSGFTMGGILGGAYFINKQAAVELGLRYAHSALKNKANKDLRYKENLFAPIIGLSFYF; encoded by the coding sequence ATGAAATTAAACAGCAGTATACCTAAACAGGTAATGGCCGTCATTCTGCTATTTATCACTTTAACGGTACATGGACAAACGGAAAAAGGCAGGATTACGATTGGGGGAAGCTCTGAATTAAGCTTCACCAACGGTAAGCAAAATTACACGATGGCCGGGGAACCCAGTGGCGATATACGTTTCAGGGAGTTCAATTTTAGTCCTTATGGCGGCTATTTTATAATGAAAGATCTGTTGTTGAGTTTCCAGGTGATGCTCAAGGCGTCCAAGACGACTACGGTGTACAGTAATGGTAATACGGCGGAATCACGTACATCCGCTATGTCGCTTGGTCCAAACATCTGTTATTATTTGCCGGTTGGTACACAGCTAAGACCTTATGTGCAGGCTGGAGTTGTATACGCATGGAGTGGTACAGGCGATGATACTAATAAGTTTTCCGGTTTTACGATGGGAGGCATTCTCGGCGGGGCCTATTTTATTAATAAACAGGCGGCTGTTGAACTGGGCCTGCGCTATGCGCACAGTGCTCTGAAAAATAAAGCAAATAAAGATCTGCGGTATAAAGAAAATTTGTTCGCGCCGATCATTGGGTTGAGTTTTTATTTTTAA